The following proteins are co-located in the Gloeocapsa sp. PCC 7428 genome:
- a CDS encoding pentapeptide repeat-containing protein: protein MKRFYRLAVVAFVFLLIVMFPMDARAASSSSISRGAATGEVIGKDYSGQNLQTAEFANADLEAANFSNADLRGVVFNGAKLIKANLHGADFTNGIAYIVDFTGANLSDAVMEEAMMLRSIFNDVDITGADFTNAVLDRTVVKKLCAQASGVNSKTGVATRDSLGC from the coding sequence CTTACTTATTGTCATGTTTCCTATGGATGCACGCGCAGCTAGTTCCTCTTCTATTTCGCGTGGTGCGGCTACTGGAGAAGTTATCGGTAAAGATTACTCAGGGCAAAACTTGCAAACAGCTGAGTTTGCTAATGCAGATTTAGAAGCAGCTAATTTTAGTAATGCCGACTTGCGCGGTGTGGTATTTAATGGTGCAAAGTTGATCAAAGCAAATTTGCATGGAGCCGATTTTACAAATGGGATTGCTTATATCGTTGACTTTACTGGCGCTAACTTAAGTGATGCCGTGATGGAAGAGGCAATGATGCTGCGTTCCATATTTAATGATGTTGACATTACTGGTGCTGATTTTACTAATGCGGTTCTTGATAGAACCGTGGTGAAAAAACTTTGCGCGCAAGCAAGCGGGGTCAATTCAAAAACAGGTGTAGCGACGCGCGATTCGTTGGGTTGCTAA